From Rhodovastum atsumiense, a single genomic window includes:
- a CDS encoding metal/formaldehyde-sensitive transcriptional repressor — translation MTHTIREKAKLLARVRRIRGQVEAIERALESEAGCEKVMHLIASTRAAMAGLMAEVLEDHVRVHLVDPEKYPDALNPDGVGQLLDVIRTYLK, via the coding sequence ATGACCCACACGATCCGTGAGAAGGCCAAGTTGCTCGCCCGGGTGCGCCGCATCCGCGGCCAGGTCGAGGCGATCGAGCGCGCCCTGGAATCCGAAGCCGGCTGCGAGAAAGTCATGCACCTCATCGCCAGCACCCGCGCCGCCATGGCCGGGCTGATGGCCGAGGTGCTCGAGGACCACGTGCGCGTGCATCTGGTCGACCCGGAAAAATACCCGGACGCCCTGAACCCGGATGGCGTCGGGCAGTTGCTCGACGTCATCCGCACCTATCTGAAATGA
- a CDS encoding aldo/keto reductase yields MRSVALPDGTKVPALGQGTWKLGEGERPARQEAAALRLGIELGLTLIDTAEMYGDGASEEVVAAAIAGLRDRVYLVTKAYPQNASRTGLPAACIRSLRRLKTDVIDLYLLHWRGGVPLAETVAAFEKLKAEGKIRQWGVSNLDQDDMEELLAVPGGGACTTNQVLYNPEYRGIEFDLLPWSETRLPLMAYSPVGQGGRLLRSPALRAVATRHGVTPAQVAIAWSLRHPGVISIPKSGSIDHVRENAAAAGLKLTPEDLAEIDRAYPPPRRKVALAML; encoded by the coding sequence ATGCGCAGCGTGGCACTTCCGGACGGCACCAAGGTCCCCGCCCTCGGCCAGGGCACCTGGAAGCTCGGCGAGGGCGAGCGCCCGGCGCGGCAGGAAGCGGCGGCCCTGCGCCTTGGGATCGAACTCGGCCTCACCCTGATCGACACCGCCGAGATGTACGGCGACGGCGCCTCGGAAGAAGTGGTGGCCGCGGCGATCGCCGGCCTGCGTGACCGGGTGTACCTGGTCACCAAGGCCTATCCGCAGAATGCCTCGCGCACCGGCCTGCCCGCCGCCTGCATCCGCAGCCTGCGGCGGCTGAAGACCGATGTCATCGATCTGTATCTGCTGCACTGGCGCGGCGGCGTGCCGCTCGCCGAGACCGTCGCCGCCTTCGAGAAACTCAAGGCCGAGGGCAAGATCCGGCAATGGGGGGTCTCGAACCTCGACCAGGACGACATGGAGGAATTGCTGGCCGTGCCCGGCGGCGGCGCCTGCACCACCAACCAGGTGCTCTACAACCCGGAATACCGCGGCATCGAGTTCGACCTGCTGCCCTGGAGCGAGACGCGGCTGCCGCTGATGGCCTATTCGCCGGTCGGCCAGGGCGGCCGGCTGCTGCGCAGCCCGGCCCTGCGTGCAGTCGCCACCCGTCACGGCGTCACCCCGGCCCAGGTCGCCATCGCCTGGTCACTGCGCCATCCGGGCGTGATCTCCATCCCGAAATCCGGCAGCATCGACCATGTCCGCGAGAACGCGGCGGCGGCCGGGCTGAAACTGACGCCGGAGGACCTGGCCGAGATCGATCGTGCCTATCCCCCGCCCCGCCGCAAGGTCGCGCTGGCGATGCTGTAG
- a CDS encoding dipeptidase, with amino-acid sequence MTDPVALHRSLLTLDSHIDIPWPEGPAFREETSRRVDLPKMRRGHMAAGCFAAYVPQGPRNEDGNAAAFARANGMLQAIAAMGDDTTRLCTTADAIEQAHRDGLTAIIPAVENGHACGGDPTRLRGFRALGARYLTLTHNGHNAFADSAIPRSEFGDAAEEHGGLSPLGREAIAELNRLGMLVDVAHVSRAAMLQAAEASRTPVLSTHSCIRALCDHPRNLDDAQLDALRDVGGVVQVTAVAHFLRPGRKAEDVTLADYADHIDYAVRRIGIEHVGISSDFDGGGGFVGWHDAAECPNLTAELLSRGYGARELALLWGGNFLRLLRIAEQRAA; translated from the coding sequence ATGACCGACCCCGTCGCGCTGCACCGCAGTCTGCTCACCCTCGATTCCCATATCGACATCCCCTGGCCCGAAGGCCCCGCCTTCCGCGAGGAAACCTCGCGGCGGGTGGACCTGCCGAAGATGCGCCGCGGCCACATGGCCGCGGGCTGTTTCGCCGCCTATGTCCCGCAGGGTCCACGCAACGAGGACGGCAACGCCGCCGCCTTCGCCCGCGCCAATGGCATGCTGCAGGCGATCGCCGCCATGGGTGACGACACCACCCGTCTCTGCACCACCGCCGACGCCATCGAGCAAGCGCATCGCGACGGCCTCACCGCCATCATTCCCGCCGTCGAGAACGGCCATGCCTGCGGTGGCGACCCCACCCGCCTGCGCGGCTTCCGCGCCCTGGGCGCGCGCTATCTCACCCTCACGCATAACGGCCACAACGCCTTCGCCGACAGCGCCATCCCCCGCAGCGAGTTCGGCGACGCGGCGGAGGAACATGGCGGCCTCTCCCCGCTCGGGCGGGAGGCAATCGCCGAGCTGAACCGGCTCGGCATGCTGGTCGATGTCGCCCATGTCTCCCGCGCGGCGATGCTGCAGGCGGCCGAGGCATCGCGCACCCCGGTCCTGTCCACCCATTCCTGCATCCGCGCGCTGTGCGACCATCCGCGCAACCTCGACGATGCGCAGCTTGACGCCCTGCGCGATGTCGGCGGGGTGGTGCAGGTGACGGCGGTCGCGCATTTCCTGCGCCCGGGCCGCAAGGCCGAGGACGTCACCCTGGCCGATTACGCCGACCATATCGATTACGCGGTGCGGCGCATCGGCATCGAACATGTCGGCATCTCCTCGGATTTCGACGGCGGCGGCGGCTTCGTCGGCTGGCACGACGCGGCGGAATGCCCCAACCTCACCGCCGAACTGCTCAGCCGCGGCTATGGCGCGCGCGAACTGGCCTTGCTCTGGGGTGGCAACTTCCTGCGGCTTCTCCGCATCGCCGAACAAAGGGCAGCCTGA
- a CDS encoding BKACE family enzyme, with amino-acid sequence MSKVIISCAVTGAIHTPSMSPHLPITPEDIAAHSIAAAEAGAAILHLHARDPETGEPTPDPAVFMRFLPIIKQNTDAVVNITTGGGLGMTVEERLAAPLQASPEMCSLNMGSMNFNISPAAARISEWKHGWEKEYLTRTEDFIFRNTFKDIARIVGLMGHGHGTRFEFECYDIGHLYNLAHMLDRKVVEPPLFVQSIFGILGGIGADPRNLLFMRETADRLFGRDYVWSVLAAGRHQMAFTTMAGILGGNVRVGLEDSLYIGKGRLATSNAEQVAKIRRILEDLSFEIATPAEARAMLALKGGDRVKF; translated from the coding sequence ATGTCCAAGGTCATCATTTCCTGTGCCGTCACCGGGGCCATCCACACCCCGAGCATGTCCCCCCACCTGCCGATCACCCCCGAGGATATCGCCGCCCACTCCATCGCCGCCGCCGAAGCAGGCGCCGCCATCCTCCACCTGCATGCGCGCGACCCCGAAACCGGCGAGCCCACGCCCGATCCCGCCGTGTTCATGCGCTTCCTGCCCATCATCAAGCAGAACACCGACGCGGTGGTGAACATCACCACCGGCGGCGGCCTCGGCATGACCGTGGAGGAACGCCTCGCCGCCCCGCTGCAGGCGAGCCCGGAGATGTGCAGCCTCAACATGGGCAGCATGAACTTCAACATCTCCCCGGCCGCCGCCCGCATCAGCGAATGGAAGCATGGCTGGGAGAAGGAGTACCTCACCCGCACGGAAGATTTCATCTTCCGCAATACCTTCAAGGATATCGCTCGCATCGTGGGGCTCATGGGCCACGGCCATGGCACCCGCTTTGAATTCGAATGCTACGACATCGGCCACCTCTACAACCTGGCCCACATGCTCGACCGCAAGGTGGTGGAACCACCGCTGTTCGTGCAGAGCATCTTCGGCATTCTCGGCGGCATTGGCGCCGATCCGCGCAACCTGCTGTTCATGCGCGAGACCGCCGACCGCCTGTTCGGCCGGGACTACGTGTGGTCGGTGCTCGCCGCCGGCCGCCACCAGATGGCCTTCACCACCATGGCCGGCATCCTCGGTGGCAATGTGCGGGTGGGGCTGGAGGACAGCCTCTATATCGGCAAGGGAAGACTGGCCACGTCCAATGCCGAGCAGGTGGCGAAGATCCGCCGCATCCTCGAAGACCTCAGCTTCGAGATCGCCACCCCCGCCGAGGCGCGCGCCATGCTGGCGCTGAAGGGCGGCGATCGCGTGAAGTTCTGA
- a CDS encoding HAD family hydrolase — MKIFVDMDGVLADFDAGHVRVFGYRPDKLADNVDWQKVRAVPGFYLNLPPMPDMRELWAAVAPHDPIVLTGVPPSVREAPDNKRAWVRKYLGSHVEVRCCRSKEKCLHAAPGDILIDDWEKYKALWIGKGGRWITHTSASTTIRALRTLGVL; from the coding sequence ATGAAGATATTCGTTGATATGGACGGTGTTCTTGCCGATTTCGATGCCGGCCACGTGCGGGTGTTCGGCTACCGGCCTGACAAACTGGCCGACAATGTCGACTGGCAGAAGGTCCGCGCCGTTCCTGGATTTTATCTGAACCTGCCGCCGATGCCGGACATGCGGGAACTCTGGGCGGCGGTCGCGCCGCATGACCCGATCGTCCTGACCGGTGTCCCGCCTTCGGTGCGGGAGGCGCCCGACAACAAGCGGGCATGGGTCCGGAAATACCTGGGAAGTCACGTCGAGGTCCGATGCTGCCGGTCGAAGGAGAAATGCCTCCATGCCGCACCGGGCGATATCCTGATCGACGACTGGGAAAAGTACAAGGCTCTCTGGATCGGCAAGGGAGGGCGCTGGATCACCCATACCAGCGCCAGCACCACCATCCGCGCGTTGCGCACTCTGGGCGTGCTGTAG
- a CDS encoding radical SAM/SPASM domain-containing protein, translated as MSEAADAWAKALENMITWKERQRAEHPLTYLFWESTLRCNLFCRHCGSDCLRDDSTADRELAGEVICAELDAIAREYDPGGITFAIIGGEPLVRRDIDAVGAHAAALGYNWGITTNAMLLDEKRLASLKAAGLTSIAVSLDGLAAQHDALRRRPGAFLRVSDALRRLVADPFWRAFDVICCVSRINIDHLGPFVDYLAGLGVPGVRLTPVFSRGRADAESGLMLSGEQTRQLLAFVATQRASRKDIDVTLSEEGYWGPNWECRIRESFHYCGSGINIGSILYDGQVTGCPSVSRRFVQGHLRDAPFLGIWNNAFTLFRQRETVALPRCRACAHWDLCKGGGCHLFDPVDSDVETCSLRKIGELWE; from the coding sequence ATGTCAGAGGCTGCTGACGCCTGGGCGAAGGCCTTGGAAAACATGATCACCTGGAAGGAGCGCCAGCGTGCAGAGCATCCGCTGACCTACCTGTTCTGGGAATCGACGCTCCGTTGCAACCTGTTCTGCCGGCATTGCGGCAGCGATTGCCTGCGCGACGATTCCACCGCCGACCGCGAACTGGCGGGTGAGGTCATCTGCGCGGAACTGGATGCGATCGCCAGGGAGTACGATCCCGGGGGCATCACCTTCGCCATCATCGGCGGCGAGCCGCTGGTGCGCCGGGACATCGATGCGGTGGGCGCGCATGCTGCCGCGCTCGGCTACAACTGGGGCATCACCACCAATGCCATGCTGCTGGACGAGAAGCGGCTGGCGTCGCTCAAGGCGGCCGGCCTGACAAGCATCGCGGTCAGCCTCGACGGGCTGGCGGCGCAGCACGATGCGTTGCGCCGCCGTCCAGGGGCGTTCCTGCGGGTCAGCGACGCCCTGCGCCGGTTGGTGGCCGATCCGTTCTGGCGTGCCTTCGACGTGATCTGCTGTGTCAGCCGGATCAACATCGACCACCTGGGGCCCTTCGTCGACTACCTGGCCGGGCTCGGCGTGCCGGGCGTGCGGCTGACGCCGGTGTTCTCGCGCGGCCGGGCCGATGCGGAATCCGGGCTGATGCTGTCGGGCGAGCAGACGCGGCAGTTGCTGGCTTTCGTTGCCACGCAACGCGCGAGCCGCAAGGACATCGACGTGACGCTGTCCGAGGAAGGCTATTGGGGACCGAACTGGGAATGCCGCATCCGCGAGAGCTTCCACTATTGCGGTTCCGGCATCAACATCGGCTCGATCCTGTATGACGGGCAGGTGACCGGTTGCCCCAGCGTTTCCCGACGGTTCGTGCAGGGACATTTGCGGGACGCGCCGTTCCTCGGGATCTGGAACAACGCCTTCACCCTGTTTCGCCAGCGCGAGACGGTGGCCCTACCACGATGCCGGGCCTGCGCCCACTGGGATCTGTGCAAGGGGGGCGGTTGCCACCTGTTCGATCCCGTCGACAGCGACGTGGAGACGTGCAGCCTGCGGAAAATCGGTGAACTCTGGGAGTAG
- the dmeF gene encoding CDF family Co(II)/Ni(II) efflux transporter DmeF encodes MNGQETASFVHTHHFLGTGHARAERRTWAVIALCSGMMVAEIVGGMVFGSIALEADGWHMATHAGALLLAALAYRYARRWDGDARFSFGTGKFGDLAGFASAIVLAMIAAFIGYESVLRAIAPVAIDFDEALAIAVLGLLVNVASVWLLGGHGHDHPHGHHHGHAHSHGHADEDEHRLALAQGAARLGIHEDGISARFRLCLENAPRPVSVAITTERPDGGRQSFPLVDRGAYLESTGDIPEPHEFIARVRIEADGRTSEHNIVFAEHDHAAHEHTHAASHRDNNLRAAIVHVLADAAVSVLVIIGLLLGRTLGWIWLDPMMGVVGATVIAIWSWGLLRDAGAVLLDMTPDHETAARIRKAIEASGDRVTDLHLWRLGPGHLGAILSVATQHPREPGFYRERLGGFPALSHVTVEVNRIAAPLRDAA; translated from the coding sequence ATGAACGGCCAGGAGACCGCGTCCTTCGTCCACACCCACCATTTCCTCGGCACCGGCCACGCCCGGGCGGAACGCCGGACCTGGGCGGTCATCGCGCTGTGCAGCGGCATGATGGTCGCCGAAATCGTCGGCGGCATGGTGTTCGGCTCCATCGCCCTGGAAGCGGATGGCTGGCACATGGCCACGCACGCGGGCGCGCTGCTGCTCGCGGCCCTGGCCTATCGCTACGCCCGCAGATGGGACGGCGACGCACGCTTCAGCTTCGGCACCGGCAAGTTCGGCGACCTCGCCGGCTTCGCCAGCGCCATCGTGCTGGCGATGATCGCCGCGTTCATCGGCTATGAGTCCGTGCTGCGCGCCATCGCACCGGTGGCGATCGACTTCGACGAGGCGCTGGCCATTGCCGTGCTCGGCCTGCTGGTGAACGTGGCCAGCGTATGGCTGCTGGGCGGCCACGGACACGACCACCCTCATGGCCATCACCACGGCCACGCTCATTCCCATGGCCATGCGGATGAAGATGAACACCGCCTCGCCCTGGCGCAGGGGGCGGCGCGGCTTGGGATCCACGAGGACGGGATCTCGGCCCGGTTCCGTCTCTGCCTGGAGAATGCACCGCGGCCGGTGAGCGTGGCCATCACGACCGAACGTCCCGACGGCGGGCGCCAGTCCTTCCCCCTGGTGGATCGCGGCGCCTACCTGGAAAGCACCGGGGATATCCCGGAACCGCACGAGTTCATCGCCCGTGTCCGGATCGAGGCGGATGGGCGGACCAGCGAGCACAACATCGTTTTTGCCGAACACGACCACGCCGCGCATGAGCACACCCACGCCGCATCGCACCGCGACAACAACCTGCGCGCGGCCATCGTCCATGTCCTGGCCGATGCCGCCGTCTCGGTGCTGGTCATCATTGGCCTGCTGCTCGGTCGCACGCTGGGCTGGATCTGGCTGGACCCGATGATGGGCGTCGTCGGCGCCACGGTGATCGCCATCTGGTCCTGGGGCCTGCTGCGCGATGCCGGCGCCGTGCTGCTCGACATGACCCCGGACCACGAAACGGCCGCCCGGATCCGGAAGGCGATCGAAGCCAGCGGCGACCGGGTGACCGACCTGCATCTGTGGCGGCTCGGCCCCGGGCATCTGGGCGCCATCCTGTCGGTGGCGACGCAGCACCCCCGCGAGCCAGGCTTCTATCGCGAGCGTCTGGGCGGTTTCCCCGCCCTCTCGCACGTCACCGTCGAGGTCAACCGGATCGCCGCCCCGCTGCGGGATGCCGCCTGA
- a CDS encoding manganese efflux pump MntP, whose amino-acid sequence MSAAAIVALAFSMSMDSFAAALGKGAALNRPCLAEALRTGMIFGAVEAITPILGWTAGLVAAAWVARIDHWAAFIILGLIGGQMVFKALCGKDESAPVPERHSLGVLILTAIATSLDAMAVGITLAFINVDIVSAALAIGLATFLMATLGTLASRWMGPVFGRAAELVGGLCLIAIGTRILIEHTLA is encoded by the coding sequence ATGAGCGCGGCTGCAATCGTTGCCCTGGCTTTCAGCATGTCCATGGATTCCTTCGCGGCCGCCCTGGGGAAGGGGGCCGCGCTGAACCGTCCCTGCCTGGCCGAGGCACTCCGCACCGGGATGATCTTCGGTGCCGTCGAGGCGATCACGCCCATTCTCGGCTGGACTGCCGGTCTCGTCGCGGCGGCCTGGGTGGCCCGGATCGATCATTGGGCGGCCTTCATCATCCTCGGCCTGATCGGCGGCCAGATGGTGTTCAAGGCGCTCTGCGGCAAGGATGAAAGCGCGCCGGTGCCCGAGCGGCATTCGCTGGGCGTGCTGATCCTGACCGCCATCGCCACCAGCCTCGATGCCATGGCGGTCGGCATCACCCTGGCCTTCATCAACGTGGATATCGTCTCGGCCGCCCTGGCGATCGGGCTCGCCACCTTCCTGATGGCCACGCTTGGCACGCTCGCGAGCCGCTGGATGGGGCCGGTGTTCGGACGTGCGGCGGAACTGGTCGGTGGCCTGTGCCTGATCGCCATCGGCACCCGGATCCTGATCGAGCACACGCTCGCCTGA
- a CDS encoding glycoside hydrolase family 99-like domain-containing protein, which translates to MNELPPRAPPPGTPSLSGAGRTSEEHALIHASGLLDAGWYEQRYPEIAGTGTDPVIHFITRGWREGRNPNLYFDTSWYLKQNPDVSRAGLNPLLHYIRRGEAENRLPCLHFDLPWYRTRHTAPEGGTLLGHYYTHRRSGTVTPIAEFDPAWYLAQYPDIAAAGVDPFEHFLLWGWREGRNPSADFDTRFYVRRYLDPGQDENPLLHYRRLRHVIRLHTRPPPDETTIPEEVRRFTAPGPEFEEIAPLPRSAPRRATVLAFYLPQFHAIPENDAWWGRGFTEWTFTARGLPRFAGHYQPRIPRDLGHYVLDNPTVLRRQVELARGAGLGGFIFYFYWFNGRRLLERPLEAFLADHSIDFPFCLMWANENWTRRWDGSDQDVLIAQDWRRRDETALVDSFARHFRDPRYIRLHGRPLLMVYRAGLIPESAATLARWREAFRVRHHENPVMVMSQSFDAFDPRGYGFDGAVEFPPHKLVLGQKPINGDLAWFDLAATAQVFDYGAIANASLAEPPAPFPLIKTAVPGWDNDARRQGAGMMLHRATPAKYQAWLSELIDRAAAHPFFGERLVCVNAWNEWAEGAYLEPDQHYGGAWLNATARAVAARFATGAPLLLVGHDGFAAGAQQLLLHLGRILRRRFGVTVEFLLLGEGTLRPRYATTAPTQVITDPSRLQPFLLAAAARGITTALVNSAAAAWSIPQLRAAGIEPTLLVHEMPGLLAEKRLLAGARAGAQAAGHVIFAAEAVRAGFTSAVPIEAERSVVLPQGNYRDVAFSITARAALRARLGVPDETPVVLGAGYADLRKGFDLFLQCWRLTRHDRPQVRFWWVGELDATLHAYLSAEIEAAEATGSFHLAGWQDDIAAWLSAADLFALPSREDPYPTILIEALCSGLRAVAFDHSGGMPDLLRERDCGEVVPMGDAAALSAAILRELDRPAGDRAALAQTACQRFRFDHYAFALLQQARPGLPAVSVAVPAHNYARYLEHRLVSVFTQTHPVVEVIVLDDASRDDSVAVAQRVAADWGRDIRLIVNPTNSGSPFAQWHRAAELAEAEWVWIAEADDAAEPTLLATLAAFVHDVPELELAFCDSRAIDAQGAPLWPSYHDYYVQSGAPALTQGGVFPAPDFARRFLAERNLIPNVSAVLWRRRSLLAALHRCGRELSGFHLAGDWRIYLEILAESTGQVGVAPTSLNVHRRHAAGVTQSTAARRHLDEVTRIHAIARSRLDLPPETIRRQGVYRRHLAHTLGLR; encoded by the coding sequence ATGAACGAGCTGCCCCCCCGTGCGCCGCCCCCCGGCACCCCGTCTCTCTCGGGGGCAGGTCGCACAAGCGAGGAGCATGCCCTGATCCACGCCTCGGGCCTGCTGGATGCCGGCTGGTACGAGCAGCGTTATCCGGAAATCGCCGGGACCGGCACTGACCCGGTGATCCATTTCATCACCCGGGGCTGGCGGGAGGGGCGCAACCCCAATCTCTACTTCGATACCAGCTGGTACCTGAAGCAGAATCCCGATGTCAGCCGCGCCGGGCTCAATCCGTTGCTGCACTATATCCGGCGGGGCGAGGCCGAGAACCGCTTGCCCTGCCTGCATTTCGACCTGCCCTGGTACCGTACGCGGCACACGGCCCCGGAAGGCGGCACGCTGCTCGGTCACTACTACACGCATCGCCGTTCCGGCACGGTCACCCCGATCGCCGAGTTCGACCCCGCCTGGTACCTGGCGCAATATCCGGACATCGCCGCCGCCGGGGTCGACCCTTTTGAACATTTCCTGCTCTGGGGCTGGCGGGAGGGGCGCAACCCCTCGGCCGACTTCGATACCCGCTTCTACGTGCGCCGCTACCTCGATCCGGGCCAGGACGAAAACCCGCTGCTGCATTATCGCCGCCTGCGCCACGTCATCCGCCTTCACACGCGCCCGCCGCCGGACGAAACCACCATCCCCGAGGAGGTGCGCCGCTTCACCGCCCCCGGCCCAGAGTTCGAAGAGATCGCGCCGCTGCCTCGCTCGGCTCCGCGCCGGGCGACGGTGCTCGCCTTCTACCTGCCGCAATTCCACGCCATCCCCGAGAACGATGCCTGGTGGGGCCGCGGCTTCACCGAATGGACCTTCACCGCCCGCGGATTGCCGCGCTTCGCCGGGCATTACCAGCCTCGCATTCCCCGCGATCTCGGCCATTACGTGCTCGACAATCCGACGGTGCTGCGCCGGCAGGTGGAGCTGGCGCGCGGCGCCGGTCTCGGCGGCTTCATCTTCTACTTCTACTGGTTCAACGGCCGTCGCCTGCTGGAACGCCCGCTGGAGGCGTTCCTCGCCGATCATTCCATCGACTTTCCTTTTTGCCTGATGTGGGCGAACGAGAACTGGACCCGCCGCTGGGACGGTTCGGACCAGGACGTGCTGATCGCGCAGGACTGGCGCCGGCGCGACGAGACGGCGCTGGTCGACAGCTTCGCCCGCCATTTCCGTGATCCCCGCTATATCCGGCTGCACGGCAGGCCGCTGCTGATGGTGTATCGCGCCGGCCTGATTCCCGAATCCGCCGCCACCCTCGCCCGTTGGCGCGAGGCATTCCGGGTGCGCCATCACGAGAATCCGGTGATGGTGATGTCGCAGAGCTTCGACGCCTTCGATCCGCGCGGCTACGGCTTCGATGGCGCGGTGGAATTCCCGCCGCACAAGCTGGTGCTCGGCCAGAAGCCGATCAATGGCGACCTGGCCTGGTTCGATCTCGCCGCCACGGCCCAGGTGTTCGATTACGGGGCAATCGCCAACGCCTCGCTCGCCGAACCGCCCGCGCCATTCCCGCTGATCAAGACGGCGGTGCCCGGCTGGGACAACGATGCCCGCCGCCAGGGCGCGGGAATGATGCTGCACCGGGCCACGCCGGCGAAATACCAGGCATGGCTGAGCGAACTGATCGACCGCGCCGCCGCCCATCCCTTCTTCGGCGAGCGGCTGGTCTGCGTGAATGCCTGGAACGAATGGGCGGAAGGCGCCTATCTCGAACCCGATCAGCATTACGGCGGGGCCTGGCTGAACGCCACGGCCCGCGCGGTGGCTGCCCGGTTCGCCACCGGGGCTCCGCTGCTGCTGGTCGGCCATGACGGCTTCGCCGCCGGTGCGCAGCAACTGCTGCTGCACCTCGGCCGCATCCTGCGCCGGCGCTTCGGTGTCACAGTCGAATTCCTGTTGCTTGGTGAAGGGACGTTGCGGCCGCGCTATGCCACGACCGCGCCCACGCAGGTGATCACCGATCCGTCCCGACTGCAGCCCTTCCTGCTTGCTGCCGCGGCCCGCGGCATCACCACCGCCCTGGTCAACAGCGCCGCCGCCGCCTGGAGCATCCCGCAACTGCGGGCCGCCGGCATCGAGCCAACCCTGCTCGTGCACGAGATGCCTGGCCTGCTCGCCGAGAAACGGCTGCTTGCCGGCGCCCGCGCCGGCGCGCAGGCCGCCGGGCACGTGATCTTCGCTGCCGAAGCCGTTCGCGCCGGCTTCACCAGCGCCGTGCCGATCGAAGCGGAGCGCAGCGTGGTGCTGCCGCAGGGCAATTATCGCGATGTTGCCTTCTCCATCACCGCGCGCGCCGCCCTGCGGGCGCGGCTCGGCGTGCCGGATGAGACGCCGGTGGTGCTCGGTGCCGGATATGCGGATCTGCGCAAAGGCTTCGACCTGTTCCTGCAATGCTGGCGGCTGACCCGGCACGACCGCCCACAGGTGCGGTTCTGGTGGGTGGGTGAGCTCGATGCCACCCTGCATGCCTATCTCTCCGCCGAGATCGAGGCGGCGGAAGCCACCGGCAGCTTCCACCTCGCCGGCTGGCAGGATGACATCGCTGCCTGGCTCAGCGCAGCCGATCTGTTCGCCCTGCCCTCGCGCGAGGACCCGTATCCGACCATCCTGATCGAGGCCCTGTGCTCCGGGTTGCGGGCGGTCGCGTTCGATCACTCGGGCGGCATGCCCGACCTGCTGCGCGAGCGCGATTGCGGCGAGGTCGTGCCGATGGGCGATGCCGCCGCGCTGTCCGCGGCGATCCTGCGCGAACTGGACCGTCCCGCCGGGGATCGTGCCGCCCTGGCACAGACGGCATGCCAGCGTTTCCGCTTCGACCATTATGCCTTCGCGCTGCTGCAGCAGGCCCGTCCGGGTCTCCCGGCCGTCTCGGTCGCCGTGCCGGCCCACAACTATGCCCGTTACCTTGAACACCGGCTGGTCTCGGTGTTCACCCAGACCCACCCGGTGGTCGAGGTCATCGTGCTCGACGACGCCTCGCGCGACGACAGTGTCGCGGTGGCGCAACGCGTCGCCGCCGACTGGGGACGCGATATCCGGCTCATCGTCAATCCCACAAATTCCGGCTCGCCCTTCGCCCAGTGGCACCGTGCCGCCGAATTGGCCGAGGCCGAATGGGTATGGATCGCCGAAGCCGATGACGCCGCGGAGCCGACACTGCTCGCGACCCTGGCGGCCTTCGTGCACGACGTGCCCGAGTTGGAACTCGCCTTCTGCGACAGCCGCGCCATTGACGCCCAGGGGGCCCCGCTCTGGCCAAGCTACCACGACTACTATGTCCAAAGCGGTGCGCCGGCGCTGACGCAAGGCGGCGTGTTCCCCGCGCCCGACTTTGCCCGGCGCTTCCTGGCCGAACGCAACCTGATCCCGAATGTCTCCGCGGTGCTGTGGCGACGCCGCTCCCTGCTCGCGGCCCTGCACCGCTGCGGGCGCGAGCTATCCGGCTTCCATCTCGCCGGGGACTGGCGAATCTATCTGGAGATCCTGGCCGAGAGCACGGGCCAGGTCGGCGTGGCTCCCACCTCGCTCAACGTGCATCGCCGCCATGCCGCCGGCGTGACGCAATCGACCGCCGCGCGCCGCCATCTCGACGAGGTCACCCGCATCCACGCCATTGCCCGCAGCCGCCTGGATCTGCCACCGGAAACCATACGCCGCCAGGGCGTCTACCGCCGCCATCTCGCGCACACGCTCGGCCTGCGCTAG